AGAGATATATACAAGTACAGGTACCACAGTAGAAGTCTGAAGATACAGTTGTACAAGGCAAGTTACCTGTTAACTTCTACCAACACTTCTTCTTCTAGTTCAGACTTCTCTTCATTGCTCCGATTTTCAAAGCCATCATGGAATGCAGACAGGTAACTGGAGAGGAAATAAAGCTGGAAGGCAAGTAAACAACTAAGTTAAAACTTTTCATCTCAAgatatatttgtttctttcaggcCTAGGCAGACCTTCTAATAAgttgccatttatttttttccaatcatCAACAGTGTTAGAGTTAGCTTTAAGATTAATGGTGCTTCTAACAATTGCTTGAAAGTCTGGTTTAAGAAAAGTTATAGTATTAGGACAGGCAGCATACTGCTACTGCTAACTAATTTCATAGTTGCAGTCTACAACTACTGGACTTTTTGTGGTGGATGACTACACCACACACAGTAAATATTCTATCCTGAATAGCTATTAAGTTACTatgatttttaaagcaaaggTAGTCAGGATTAGACAAAGTATTACACTTGAGAAAATTGTGGAGGAAATATCTTGGGACACAGTAAGTCTAATAGagaattgaaaaataattaagatgTTAAGACTGGACACTGGCATTTAACTATGTCTTTTGTGTCTACCTGCTGTTTCTTTGAAGGATATTTAAGAACATTGGCTTTGAAGAATGGGTACTTCTCATATGAGTAATCATACATCCATTCACAGAAGTGATTTCCAATGTCAAAtcctctgaaaaagaaataaagacaaagTACCTCAATATTGGCAAACTAGCAATCTGGagttttttaaagcaaactcaaaatcaaatttaaaagcaCTGGGCTACTCAGAATTTACTGCACTTTTGCTGGAGGTAGAGAATTGATAACCAGAAAACAAGTTTTTGcaattgttattattattataataacaGTAAAGAGTGACAATTAAGAATGAAAGCTACCAGCTACATAAAAATACTAGACTTACCAAAGCAAAGCTGCCCTACATACATATGCACACAAAATCTACCCTTTTCCTCAGCTTCCCACCAGAAAGAAATTTTGACATGCAAGCAAGAAGCCATTTGTGCATAACAAACCATCTAGTCTGAACAATCAAGAAGCCACAACAacttttcctgtgctgtgtgccTAAACTCAACAGCATCAGAATTGTTTTGATTAATTATATTTGCTAACCACCACTATCAAAGCAGAACACAATTCACTAAAATAGACAAACAAGCAGTAATGCAGCACTTGGCCTCCCTGCAGcatgcagaaaggaaaacactcccatgctgaagagaaaataacGTGTTTACCGGTAATTATAGCTGCTGTATTCAAAGTCAATGAGCATCAGCTTTTGGTTTTCTGAACTCTCTCTGCCTTCCAGAAGTAAGATATTACCTGAAAATTAAGATAACACTGCATATTTAATAATGcaggaaaatcagagaaaagcaATACTGTGCATCTCAAGGAACATTGTTCAGCTAATCTCAGTTATCCCTTATATCTGCACGGAAGAATTATaggtgtgctggttttggcaggGGAGTTAACTTTCTTCATAGTAGCTGGCATAGGGCTATGTTTGGATTTGtggtgttgataacacagggatgtttttgttattgctgagcaagTGCTTCTATAGAGTCAAGGACTTTTCTGCTTCACAGCCCAGCCCAAAAAGGGACCGGGGTGCAGGCAGAGTTGTGAGGAGGTACAGCTGAACAGCTGACCAAAGGAATATTCCATACTATATGCTCACTATATAGagtgggaagaaggaggaagaggggatgtttggagtgatggtgtttgttttcccaagtcactgttgtGTGTGATGGGGCCatgctctcctggggatggctgaacacctgcctgcctgtgggTAGCAGTGAATTCATTTCTTTGTTTACTTTGCTTATGTGAGCAGCTTTTAGTTTCCCTAATTAACTGCCTTTATCTCAGCCTGTGAGTTCTCACTTTTACCCATCCAATTCTCTTCCCAATCTCACTGGGAAGACAGagtggctctgtggggctgagtTGCCAGCTGGGTTTAGTTAAAGCCAAGTTGCACTGGCTGTTCACCAGCTCTCTGGAAGTTGAAATATACAACTTCACCTTGTAAAGCTGAAAGCAAGAAAGTCTTTTCTGTACAGGGAGAGGCAAATTTATTCTCCCAAGGATCCTCTTTCCCCAGTTTAGCTTGCAGTTGGCTCAGGTAGGGCTGTCAGCCTTAGCAGTCCTTGCTGCATTCTTTCTTTGCACAGCTTGAGATCTATAAATTTCACAGCATTTCTCATATCAGCATAGCACTATCACTGATCATACAACACTTGGGACAGAAATTGCTTTTCAGCAGCCTGAAAGTCAGTCTGATCACTCTGCTGTTCTAATATGTGGCACAACCAATACCTATACAGAAAGTTTAGGCAATTGCTTATGTGTCTTTCAATTCACACGGTCACTATAATTTATCTAAAAGACATCAAGTCTGTCTTTGTCAAGTACCAGTTAGTAAATAAACGTAGAGCAATGTCAAGTTCTGCAGTAGTGTGACTCTGCAGGTACATCTGTTCTCCATGCAccaacagaaaaagcagcacagtaTTTCACACACATCCCCCAAACCCCTTGGAGGTTTAGGCTCCCCAGCTTGTCTCAGCCCTATTATGCTCCGACTCCTCCAGTAGTGCAACTTGCCACATCAGCAAGGAGACCTCAAACTCCACCACCACTGACATCTCAGGTTAGTGACCTTTTCCCCTTGTGCTGCCTCTCCTTATGTGTCTGCCCTCCAGGGCAATTCCTCTGCCATAGCTGACAAAGCTGGGACCAGTGACAACAAAACAGCCCTATACACAGTCCCACTAGAGCatccttccagctcagcccagcttaCCCACTGTTCAGGTGACACAGCACACCCAACACACCTTCAGCCTTGCTTCCTTCCTCATCTTTTACAGTAACTGGCTCAGGAAAATTGTTATTCCTTCCATGACTCCCAGACAATACTACAAAAAGGTGGATAAGGTTTCCCTAATGTTTCTTACCAGTACAAATTAAAAACTGCCTCGTCAAAGTGTCCTACTCTCCATTTTCACCACTCATGGCACTTCAggatatttcttttaaaacaactCCAGTATAACCTACTCTGACCATGTATATTGCAGCAAAACAAGATATGGTctaaacagaaaacacataaagcTCCCATCATCAACTGACCTTTACTAACAGAGCAGGAGTACATTCTTGGCTTTACCCAGTCATGACACCAGAGTTCTCTGAAAAAGCCTGAAGGGTTGCAGAAGCCCATACTTTGGTACTGTAGCACACCAGTCAGGGCAGTATCTCCACAACGTGGCTACCTCTCAAAGAGCAAACAAGTAACCAGAAAAGGCTCAACAGTACATCGCTGAGCAGTATTGAAACAATAGCAGCTTACCCTCTTGACAATCATTGTGGCAAAATACAACTGGTGAAGAAGTAGCTTCAAGCATAGCTCTAGAAAAAAGCAACAGGGCATctattaagtaaaaaaatcacttctaggtaattttgttttaagaatTTGAAACATTATTTCCTCCCAGCAACAGCCTATTTTCTTAATTAGGAACAAAACATCAGCACAATTAAGTTTGACTTCATGATCAGTAAGTCAGATTAGCAATTTCATCAAagaattttgtatttgtatgACACTCAGGTTGGTCACAGAACCAAAAAGGGTCCCCAGCTTGCAGAGTAAGATGAATATAAAGTATTATACTGCATAACATGTCTGAACAAGTATACAAAAATCCATGCAGAAACTGTGGAGATTAGAAGATAGTGGTAGACAAAATAAGTCTACCttagatttttcatttcctgggGGAGATTGTAACTGAGAAGTTTGTTCAGTTTTCTGGTTTGGCATTCTCTGGTAAATTTAATTCTCAGCACTTGATTTAGATACCTGgtaaaaaaagaagagacaaTAAAAAAGGATTTGTAACAATGGGTATATTATTCTTCCCATATTATGATACCATTTAAACTAAAATCAAGGAAGTTTGAAAGAGTTACTGAAGAAAACATTACTGTTCTTCAAGGTAACTGAAGTCCTTCATGTGATAGTTTCTGGGTACAGTGAAAGCTTGTGTTCTCAGGCATTCAAGAAGAATGATCTGCTTATCAAAATTACAATAGGtcaccttttttccccataaagTATTGCATAACTTACTTTTCCATTGTTCCAAAAAGCCACTTAGGTTCCTTATTAAATGGCATTTTCATGCCATGAAATCTGGCCATCTTCTCAGCTATTTCAGCAGATATGTCAGGTAAGCTTAGTTCTTCAGTGCTCAGTTTCCTACTCTGTAATAAAATACAGTATTCTTACAATACAGTTAATTGATGAGTTACAGAATTGTGATTAGTTATAAACACTACCATTAGGCTCCATGCAGTATAGTGTGAAATACTAGCATAGTACTCaagcaatactttttttttgctcacaGGAGAACTTACATAGTTGATGCCTTTGGAAAAGCTATTAGCCAGCCCTACTAACAACTTAATCAATTCACTTCTAGATGCAAGAACTGGGGAGTATCACATCTCACACTAAGAATATCTTCAAAGCAGATCAAgtataaatatttaagaatatcAAAAGTGTCTGCTCTTGTTGCTGTTAAAGGGAAGTGTTACTCCACAGCTTCCTTATGCTATCTTTGGTATCTAATAGGctttttatcttcatttattAGCCGCTGCTAGAGTTGAAGAGTTTTTAGATATCTCCCCCTGGCAAGAACTACAATGTGGCTCTCCAACACCCACTCTAACCGTATCAAATTACAGACAGCAATTACTACAGGAGGCCAAGTATTCCATTCCCACATCCCTGCTTTTCTGGGCAGTCCAGAGACCTTCTTGTCATGGTCAATTAAAACAGCTTCTAGCAGCCCACTAACTAATTATGAACACGACTTACGGGAATGAATTCCTCCAGTCGCCCTTGTGGGAAGATTCCATACAGCTTTGGGCCGAGCGCTCTCTCTGCAAGAATGGCAAACATAACACTTTCCAGAACCATGGCTTCTGCTCCCTACAAAAAAAACTAAAGCATTAGTTGGTGCTTGCACAGAAATTACCGTGGGTGTGCGCAACAGCTAAACTGTTTCCAAGTGAGAAATTTTAGGGCTAGCTTTGAAAAGACTCAACATTCTACTAATCAAAGTTTCTTGACTAATAACTTTTAGTCAGCATGGGAGCAATACAAGTATTTTGCTTTCAAGTTTAAAGCTGGGGAAGAAAATCTGTATTACTTAATTTCTGGTGGGCCAGGTGAAAGGAAAActgcaaaaaccaaaacaccttCTCTCTAACCTGTGGGAACTCTGCATATTCATTTCCTAGAGGAGCTCATTCCACTGAAACAACACAGGAACTACAAATATTATCCTATATCAACTATTTTGATACTCTTCAGAACACTACCTCTCAAAAGAACATTTTAGCTACACAAGTGAATGAAGTGAACTGAACAAAACTTTTCATTTAGAAGAATGACTTCGAGTGTGCTTAATGGAAGGAATtcctaaggttttttttttttttttgaagtgagGAATTAATTTAAGCTCCTGTTAAGGAATATGTGTATGTGAATAAATGTTCTTCCCTTTCTACCACCAAACATACCTCAAGTTTCAGTAACTTTTCTCTAAGGTTTTCATACATCAATAGGCTTGCTTCATAACAATGACAAGCAGACAACTTTTTAATATGAATTTAAAAGTTAATagaaataggaaatatttaGTCTAAAAAACACTGTTAAAATCACTTTCTGGATGGGTAAGTTTATCTGTAAGTAAGCACAGAGGTCACATTATAAATATCTACTT
The window above is part of the Vidua macroura isolate BioBank_ID:100142 chromosome 6, ASM2450914v1, whole genome shotgun sequence genome. Proteins encoded here:
- the CHKA gene encoding choline kinase alpha isoform X1, giving the protein MKTKFCDADPSPLGLLLGRGSAATGQPPSPLAHPDPEGKDPTVAGRGGVATPPPALPPPLEEESPPLDPRTRRRAYLWCKEFLPGAWRELREEQLRISPIRGGLSNMLFQCSLPDTIETVADEPRKVLLRLYGAILQMRSCNKGESVQSQMENDLQGAEAMVLESVMFAILAERALGPKLYGIFPQGRLEEFIPSRKLSTEELSLPDISAEIAEKMARFHGMKMPFNKEPKWLFGTMEKYLNQVLRIKFTRECQTRKLNKLLSYNLPQEMKNLRAMLEATSSPVVFCHNDCQEGNILLLEGRESSENQKLMLIDFEYSSYNYRGFDIGNHFCEWMYDYSYEKYPFFKANVLKYPSKKQQLYFLSSYLSAFHDGFENRSNEEKSELEEEVLVEVNRFALASHFFWGLWSIIQAKISSIEFGYLEYALSRFDAYFDQKRKLKV
- the CHKA gene encoding choline kinase alpha isoform X2, with product MLFQCSLPDTIETVADEPRKVLLRLYGAILQMRSCNKGESVQSQMENDLQGAEAMVLESVMFAILAERALGPKLYGIFPQGRLEEFIPSRKLSTEELSLPDISAEIAEKMARFHGMKMPFNKEPKWLFGTMEKYLNQVLRIKFTRECQTRKLNKLLSYNLPQEMKNLRAMLEATSSPVVFCHNDCQEGNILLLEGRESSENQKLMLIDFEYSSYNYRGFDIGNHFCEWMYDYSYEKYPFFKANVLKYPSKKQQLYFLSSYLSAFHDGFENRSNEEKSELEEEVLVEVNRFALASHFFWGLWSIIQAKISSIEFGYLEYALSRFDAYFDQKRKLKV
- the CHKA gene encoding choline kinase alpha isoform X4, whose protein sequence is MENDLQGAEAMVLESVMFAILAERALGPKLYGIFPQGRLEEFIPSRKLSTEELSLPDISAEIAEKMARFHGMKMPFNKEPKWLFGTMEKYLNQVLRIKFTRECQTRKLNKLLSYNLPQEMKNLRAMLEATSSPVVFCHNDCQEGNILLLEGRESSENQKLMLIDFEYSSYNYRGFDIGNHFCEWMYDYSYEKYPFFKANVLKYPSKKQQLYFLSSYLSAFHDGFENRSNEEKSELEEEVLVEVNRFALASHFFWGLWSIIQAKISSIEFGYLEYALSRFDAYFDQKRKLKV
- the CHKA gene encoding choline kinase alpha isoform X3 — protein: MLYFEPLFSERSCNKGESVQSQMENDLQGAEAMVLESVMFAILAERALGPKLYGIFPQGRLEEFIPSRKLSTEELSLPDISAEIAEKMARFHGMKMPFNKEPKWLFGTMEKYLNQVLRIKFTRECQTRKLNKLLSYNLPQEMKNLRAMLEATSSPVVFCHNDCQEGNILLLEGRESSENQKLMLIDFEYSSYNYRGFDIGNHFCEWMYDYSYEKYPFFKANVLKYPSKKQQLYFLSSYLSAFHDGFENRSNEEKSELEEEVLVEVNRFALASHFFWGLWSIIQAKISSIEFGYLEYALSRFDAYFDQKRKLKV